A single region of the Streptomyces sp. NBC_00236 genome encodes:
- a CDS encoding acyl-CoA carboxylase subunit beta: MTVIQDAPSNNGGDNAPESQPDLRSLVAQAAELKRAAREGMGPRSTEQQHARGKLTAPERLELLFDAGTFQEVESLRRHRSTGFGLEHRRPSGDGVITGWGLVHGRTVFAYAHDFRVFGGSLGEAHAQKIHKVMDLAISSGAPLVGLSDGAGARIQEGVTALAGYGGIFRRNVRASGVIPQISVILGPCAGGATYSPALTDFVFMVRDISQMYITGPDVVQAVTNERVTHEQLGGAEVHGTVSGAAGFVYDDEAECLDEVRHLLSLLPANNRELPPEAPTDDPADRRCEALLSLVPHHANQSYDMRAVIREIVDDEDFFEVHAQWATNIICALARLDGHTVGIVANQPASQAGVLDIHASEKAARFVQTCDAFSIPLITLVDVPGFLPGTDQEHQGIIRHGAKLLYAYCDATVPRVQVILRKAYGGAYIVMDSRSIGADLSFAWPTNEIAVMGAEGAANIVFRREIAAAPDPAAAREQRIKEYQQELMHPYYAAERGLVDDVIDPAETRAVLVRSLAMLRTKDAPVPARKHGNPPT, from the coding sequence ATGACAGTGATTCAGGACGCCCCGTCGAACAACGGTGGTGACAACGCCCCGGAGTCCCAGCCCGATCTGCGCTCACTGGTGGCGCAGGCGGCGGAGCTGAAGAGGGCGGCGCGCGAGGGGATGGGCCCGCGCTCCACGGAACAGCAGCACGCACGGGGCAAGTTGACCGCCCCCGAACGGCTGGAGCTGCTCTTCGACGCGGGGACGTTCCAGGAGGTGGAGTCGCTGCGGCGGCATCGGTCCACGGGCTTCGGCCTGGAGCACCGGCGGCCGAGCGGGGACGGGGTGATCACCGGATGGGGCCTGGTGCACGGACGTACGGTGTTCGCGTACGCGCATGACTTCAGGGTCTTCGGTGGCTCGCTGGGCGAGGCGCACGCGCAGAAGATCCACAAGGTGATGGACCTGGCGATCTCGTCCGGCGCGCCGTTGGTGGGGCTGAGCGACGGTGCCGGGGCCCGGATCCAGGAGGGCGTGACGGCGCTCGCCGGATACGGCGGGATCTTCCGCCGCAATGTGCGGGCCTCCGGGGTGATCCCCCAGATCAGCGTGATCCTCGGGCCGTGCGCGGGTGGTGCCACCTACTCGCCGGCGCTCACCGATTTCGTCTTCATGGTGCGGGACATCTCGCAGATGTACATCACCGGGCCGGATGTGGTCCAGGCCGTCACGAACGAACGCGTGACGCACGAGCAGCTCGGTGGGGCGGAGGTCCACGGGACGGTCTCCGGCGCGGCCGGCTTCGTGTACGACGACGAGGCGGAGTGCCTGGACGAAGTCAGGCACCTGCTCTCCCTGCTGCCCGCGAACAACCGCGAACTCCCGCCCGAGGCACCGACCGACGACCCCGCGGACCGGCGGTGCGAAGCGCTGTTGAGCCTGGTTCCGCATCATGCCAACCAGTCGTACGACATGCGCGCGGTGATCCGGGAGATCGTCGACGACGAGGACTTCTTCGAGGTCCACGCCCAGTGGGCCACCAACATCATCTGTGCGCTCGCCCGGCTGGACGGCCACACGGTCGGCATCGTGGCGAACCAGCCCGCGTCGCAGGCCGGAGTGCTGGACATCCACGCCTCGGAGAAGGCGGCGCGGTTCGTCCAGACCTGCGACGCGTTCAGCATCCCCCTGATCACCCTCGTCGACGTGCCCGGCTTCCTGCCGGGCACCGACCAGGAGCACCAGGGCATCATTCGGCACGGCGCGAAGCTGCTCTACGCCTACTGCGACGCGACCGTCCCCCGCGTCCAGGTCATCCTGCGCAAGGCGTACGGCGGGGCGTACATCGTGATGGACTCGCGTTCCATCGGAGCCGACCTGTCCTTCGCGTGGCCGACCAACGAGATCGCGGTGATGGGCGCGGAGGGCGCGGCGAACATCGTCTTCCGCCGGGAGATCGCCGCCGCGCCGGATCCCGCGGCGGCTCGCGAGCAGCGGATCAAGGAGTACCAGCAGGAGCTGATGCACCCGTACTACGCGGCCGAGCGCGGCCTGGTCGACGACGTGATCGATCCGGCCGAGACCCGCGCGGTGCTGGTGCGTTCCCTGGCGATGCTGCGGACCAAGGACGCGCCCGTCCCGGCCCGCAAGCACGGCAACCCCCCGACCTGA
- a CDS encoding thioesterase II family protein has product MRDDSRETGPWIRRFHPAPGARTRLVCFPHAGGSATYYFPVARALSPAIDVLAIQYPGRQDRRQEPCVEDIEELADLVVEELGPWKDLPLTLFGHSMGATLAFEVARRLEAAGTSPGTLFASGRRAPSRVRDERVHLADDDRLIADITQLSGTDAAVLGDPEILRMILPAIRSDYKAAETYRYRPGPPLGLDVVALVGDTDQQVTVDEAAAWREHTTGSFELKVFPGGHFFLDSQVSPVLDLIRARTSALTVGT; this is encoded by the coding sequence ATGAGGGACGACTCACGGGAGACCGGACCCTGGATCCGGCGTTTCCATCCGGCCCCCGGGGCACGCACCCGCCTGGTCTGCTTCCCGCACGCGGGCGGATCGGCCACCTACTACTTCCCGGTGGCCCGTGCGCTGTCCCCGGCGATCGACGTTCTCGCGATCCAGTACCCGGGCCGCCAGGACCGGAGGCAGGAACCCTGCGTCGAGGACATCGAGGAACTCGCCGATCTGGTCGTGGAGGAGCTGGGCCCCTGGAAGGACCTGCCCCTGACCCTGTTCGGCCACAGCATGGGAGCCACGCTCGCGTTCGAGGTGGCCCGCCGGCTGGAGGCCGCGGGGACCTCACCGGGGACGCTGTTCGCCTCCGGCCGCCGGGCACCCTCCCGGGTGCGCGACGAGCGCGTGCATCTGGCGGACGACGACCGCCTGATCGCCGACATCACCCAGCTGAGCGGCACGGACGCCGCGGTGCTCGGCGATCCCGAGATCCTGCGCATGATCCTTCCGGCGATCCGCAGCGACTACAAGGCCGCGGAGACCTACCGCTACCGGCCGGGGCCGCCGCTCGGTCTGGACGTCGTGGCGCTCGTCGGTGACACCGATCAGCAGGTGACGGTCGACGAGGCGGCTGCGTGGCGCGAGCACACCACGGGCTCGTTCGAGCTGAAGGTGTTCCCCGGCGGCCACTTCTTCCTCGACTCCCAAGTGTCCCCGGTCCTCGACCTGATCCGCGCCCGCACGAGCGCGCTGACGGTCGGAACGTGA
- a CDS encoding ACP S-malonyltransferase: MLINPVARRLVAEADDALGYSLVDRYRDTEGDYSEYAQVAFLVNCLALAAWAQDRFDPQPGLCVGPSFGGKTAAAHTGVLDFADAVRLTAGWARLLESWFAENHRDVVTHSFTRVPGSELDRVLAELDERGEWYEIACHVDEDFYMVSLRESVLEWLGKRLRSVGGLPLYTMRPPMHASVFAPLRRRAEEELFAPLTFHDPRIPVVADQDGTLLTTGDQVRTMLLDGFVRPVRWPAVVDALRRNGVGKLYVAGPDSLFGRVPVTTGNFDVVAVDPRTALQPVRRSLAA, translated from the coding sequence ATGCTGATCAACCCGGTGGCCCGGCGGCTCGTCGCCGAGGCCGACGACGCGCTCGGCTACTCGCTCGTCGACCGTTACCGCGACACCGAAGGTGACTACAGCGAATACGCCCAGGTCGCCTTCCTCGTCAACTGCCTGGCCCTCGCCGCCTGGGCGCAGGACCGGTTCGACCCGCAGCCCGGGCTCTGCGTCGGCCCCAGCTTCGGCGGCAAGACCGCGGCGGCCCACACGGGCGTCCTGGACTTCGCCGACGCGGTCCGCCTGACCGCCGGCTGGGCCAGGCTCCTGGAGTCCTGGTTCGCCGAGAACCACCGCGATGTCGTCACCCACTCCTTCACGCGCGTCCCGGGCTCCGAACTGGACCGGGTGCTCGCCGAACTCGACGAGCGCGGTGAGTGGTACGAGATCGCCTGCCACGTCGACGAGGACTTCTACATGGTGTCGTTGCGCGAGTCCGTGCTGGAGTGGCTCGGCAAGCGGCTGCGTTCGGTGGGCGGGCTGCCGCTGTACACGATGCGGCCGCCCATGCACGCGAGCGTCTTCGCCCCTCTGCGCCGGCGGGCCGAGGAAGAGCTCTTCGCCCCGCTGACCTTCCACGATCCCCGGATACCGGTCGTCGCCGACCAGGACGGCACCCTGCTGACCACGGGCGACCAGGTCCGCACCATGCTGCTGGACGGCTTCGTCCGTCCGGTCCGTTGGCCCGCCGTCGTCGACGCCCTGCGCCGCAACGGCGTCGGCAAGCTGTACGTCGCAGGCCCCGACAGCCTCTTCGGCCGCGTTCCCGTCACCACCGGGAACTTCGACGTCGTCGCCGTGGACCCGAGGACGGCGCTCCAGCCCGTCCGCCGCAGCCTGGCCGCCTGA
- a CDS encoding acyl-CoA carboxylase subunit epsilon — protein sequence MTTAPCSPVSGAADPDHAGPVLRFLGGAPSAEEIAAVTAALLSLRRAPADRPEAGRGVAPWQNTPLHYRPPGSWAAR from the coding sequence ATGACCACTGCCCCCTGCTCCCCCGTGTCCGGAGCCGCGGACCCGGACCACGCCGGACCGGTGCTGCGCTTCCTCGGTGGTGCGCCGTCCGCCGAGGAGATCGCCGCGGTGACCGCCGCGCTGCTGAGCCTGCGCCGCGCTCCGGCGGACCGCCCGGAAGCCGGGCGGGGCGTGGCCCCCTGGCAGAACACGCCGCTGCACTACCGGCCCCCCGGAAGCTGGGCGGCGCGATGA